The Hornefia porci genome contains the following window.
GCCGGAACATCGCTGAGTCTGCTGTTCATCAGCACCACATCCGCTGCGTCGATGGCGACATCTGTTCCCGCACCGATGGCGACGCCGGTATCTGCCCGCGTCAGAGCAGGCGCATCGTTGATTCCGTCTCCGACCATGGCTACCTTGCCCTGCTTTTTCAGTCTGCGGATCACAGCCTCCTTGCCGGTCGGCAGAACGCCTGCGATCACCTCGTCCACGCCGGCCTGCTTTCCTATCGCCCGGGCGGTGCGCTCGTTGTCTCCCGTCAGCATGACCACATGGATGCCCATATTTCTGAGCTGCCGGATCGCCTCCGGACTGTCCTCCTTGATGGTATCCGCCACCGCAATCATTCCGGCAAACCGGTCGTCCTCTGCGAAATACAGACAGGTTTTTCCTTCCTCTGCCAGTTTCTCTGCTCTGCCGAGGATCGCCTGAGGCACCGGGCATTTCCTTTGTACAAAATCAAGGTTCCCCCCGGTCAGGGACCGGCCGCTCTGCATACCCTGCAGCCCGTGACCGCTGACGGCCTGAAAAGCCGTGACACCGGCGGGTACGATTCCCTGCGATTCTGCCCGGGCCAGCACTGCCCGCGCCAGCGGATGCTCACTCTTTCCTTCCAGCGCCGCGGCCAGGGACAGCAGTTCAGTTTCTGTAAAACCTTCTGCAGGAACCATATCCGTCACCTGCGGCTCGCCTCTGGTAATCGTTCCGGTCTTATCCAGCGCGACGATCTGCGTGCGTCCGGTTTCCTCCAGCGACTCTGCAGTTTTGAACAAAATCCCGTTCTTCGCGCCCAGGCCGTTTCCGACCATGATGGCGACCGGCGTCGCGAGCCCCAGTGCGCAGGGACAGCTGATCACCAGAACCGCAATTCCGCGGGCCAGCGCATATCCCGGATCCTGCCCGACGAGGAGCCAGATAATCATCGTAACGATTGCAATTCCGATGACAGCGGGTACAAAAATTCCCGAAACCTTATCTGCGATCTTGGCAATCGGAGCCTTTGTCGCCGCAGCATCGCTGACCATCTGAATAATCTGCGCCAGGGTCGTATCCTCGCCTACGCGGGTCGCTTCGGCCCGGATGAATCCGCCCTGATTCACCGTCGCTGCAGAAACCATATCGCCTTTTCCTTTGTCCACCGGAATGCTCTCTCCGGTCAGCGCTGATTCGTCAACCGCGGTCTCACCCTCCAGGATCACTCCGTCCACCGGAATATTCTCCCCCGGCCGGACCACGAACTGATCTCCCGCACGAACTGAGTCAACGGCAACCTCCGTCTCCGCACCGTCCCTCAGAACCGTTGCGGTTTTCGGCGCAAGCTTCATCAGGCCTTTCAGCGCGTCAGTCGTTCTTCCCTTCGACATCGCCTCCAGCATCTTTCCGATTGTGATCAGCGTTACAATCATCGCGGCCGCTTCGAAATAGAAGTCATGCATATCCGCCGTCACTGCCGCGCTGTCTCCAGCCGCCTGATCTCCGGTCATGCGGAACAGAACGAATACGCTCCATCCGAAGGAAACCGCCGACCCCATCGCCACGAGAGTGTCCATGTTCGGTGCGCCGTGCACCAGGCTTTTGAAGCCGCTGACAAAGAATTTTTTGTTGATCATCATAACGACGGCCGCCAGGATCATCTCCAGAAGTCCCATGGCCACATGATTTCCCTGAAAGAACGCCGGCACCGGCCAGCTCCACATCATATGTCCCATGGAGAAATACATCAGCACCAGCAGAAATCCCACGGACGCGATCAGTCGGCGCTTCAGGACCGGCGTTTCGTGATCCGCAAGAGCCTCCTCCTCCGCCGCGTAACGGTCATAACCGGTTCCGGCCGCAGATGCTGATGAGACCGGAGCGCCTCCGGCAGCTTTTTGCGCCATACTCTGCGACGAAGCGTCTCCCGTACCTGTGCGTTTCTTCGGCGAAGCGCCATATCCCGCGTCCTGCACTGCTTTGATGATTTCCGCATCCGATGCGGTACCTTCAACTCCCATGGAATTAGTCAGCAGACTGACCGAGCACCCGGTCACCCCCGACACTCTGTTCACCGCCTTCTCCACCCGGCTCTGACAGGCCGCGCAGCTCATTCCCGTAACAATATACTGTTTCAAAATCTCGCCTCCCTCGCGTTTTATCTCATTATTTCATCAGTTTCTGAAGTGTCTTCAGAAGCTCGTCAATTGTCTCGTCATTTCCCTCCCGGATATCGTCAGCCACACAGGTGCGGATGTGATTCGCCATCAGTACCCGGTTGAAGCTGTTCAGCGCCGAGCCGGCAGCCGCGCTCTGGGTCAGGATGTCAGGGCAGTAAGCGCCTTCCTCCACCATACGTTTCAGCCCGCGAATCTGGCCTTCAATGCGGCTCAGCCGGTTGATCAGGTCCTTATATTCCTCCGGAGTCCGCTCCTTGGTCCGATGCTGACAGCAGCAGTCCGGCGCCGAGCCGGCCGCCGTTTCCGGCGACGTCGGGGCAGACGTTGGCTCGGCTGACGGCGTGACCGCGGACGAAGGTCCCGACTTTGGCGAGGCCGCGGTCACTGTTGACGACGAAACCTCCGTTTCCGGTGTTTTTATTTCTGATATAGTACAGTTCTCCATGATTTCCCTTCCCTTCTTCCGTCGGCACTCCGCAGACTGTGCTTCGCCCGCCGCGGCACATGCCGCACCGTTTTTCTTTTGTTGTCGCCACATACCCCATTGGGGTATCTTCCAGGCACAGCTATTATATACCCACTAGGGGTATTTGTCAAACATCAGATTCTCTGCGTTCTGCATCAATAATTTTCTGCGGTTATTGCGAATCAGCTCACTCTGTGGCATAATGGCCGCAAGGAGGCATCACTCATGAAAAAAATCAGTCTTGGAAAAACAGGAATCACTTCCGACAAAAACGGATTCGGCGCGCTGCCCATCCAGCGCATTTCCTTTGAAGATGCCGAGCGCATCATTCTCAAAGCCATCGAAGGCGGCATTACATATTTCGACACCGCCCGTTTTTACACAGACAGTGAGCAAAAGCTGGGACGCGCACTCGCAGGCCGTCGTCACGAAGTCACTATAGCCACAAAGACAATGTGCAGAACCACCGAAGAATTCTGGACCCAGCTTAATCAGTCGCTGACTGATCTGCGCACCGACTACATCGATATTTACCAGTTCCATAACCCGGACTTCTGTCCCAGACCCGGCGACGGTACCGGACTTTATGAGGTTATGCTGGATGCGAAGAAGCAGGGAAAAATACTACATATCGGCATCACCAATCATCGTCTTCCGGTAGCCGAGGAAGCCATTGACTCCGGACTTTATGAAACACTGCAGTTCCCGTTTTCCTACCTGGCGGCCCCTCAGGATCTTGCACTGGCTGAAAAATGTGCGCAGAACGGAATGGGATTCATCGCAATGAAAGCCCTTAGCGGCGGTCTGATCAACCGCGCCGACGTTGCTTATGCGTTCTGCGATCAATATGATTACGTGCTGCCTATCTGGGGAATCCAGAAAATGTCCGAGCTTGATGAATTTCTGGAGTGCGGAAAAAATCCACCTGCGTATGACGAGGAAATGCGAGCTTTCGTCGCTTCCGAACGCGCCCAGCTCTCCGGTGATTTCTGCCGCGGATGCGGCTATTGCATGCCATGTCCCGCAGGCATTAAAATCAACGACTGCGCACGAATGTCACTGATGATTCGCCGTGCGCCCGTCGAGATTTATATGAACAAAGAATACCAGGCTGAGATGCAGAAAATAAAAGGATGCCTGCACTGCGACAGTTGCCGGCAAAAATGCCCCTACGGTCTGGACACACCGGCGCTGCTGGAGAAAAATCTCCTGGACTACGAAGAGGTTCTGGCCGGAAAAGCTTTGTAGCTGCAGCAGCGCTTACTTTGCTACAACGACGCAGCGAGGCCTCGGACCCCTGCAAACAGGCGGACAGCCCCGGGAGGCCTCGCAAAGCCCGGCAGCCAGGCGAGCAAGGCGGGCAGCCCCACAAACTGAAATCGCGGCGCACGAAGATCTCCGACGAGGATCGCACGCAGGCGGGCAGCCTCGAGAGGCCTCGCAAAGGTCGATATTGTTTCATATCTATTGCCAGCAGCAGGTATTGCATCGCAACGCATCGTAATTAGCCGATTTCAAAGCCCCCTAAATAGCCCTTGATCTGAAAATCTGCCACAAAAAGCAAAAAAATCCAAAAATGTGGCAGACTCCGCGTCAATATTTTACATATTTTACCATTTTGCTCGGAGAAATATATTCATAGTATAAATTTTGCGTCATATTTTCGTTAAACCACGGTACGAATGACTAATTTTCGATACTCCAATTTTAAAATATATGTCATACATAGTAAAAATGCTATGAAATCTGCCACATTTCTCGAAAAAAACCAAAAATGTGGCAACTCTGACCATCATCTAACCTG
Protein-coding sequences here:
- a CDS encoding heavy metal translocating P-type ATPase, whose product is MKQYIVTGMSCAACQSRVEKAVNRVSGVTGCSVSLLTNSMGVEGTASDAEIIKAVQDAGYGASPKKRTGTGDASSQSMAQKAAGGAPVSSASAAGTGYDRYAAEEEALADHETPVLKRRLIASVGFLLVLMYFSMGHMMWSWPVPAFFQGNHVAMGLLEMILAAVVMMINKKFFVSGFKSLVHGAPNMDTLVAMGSAVSFGWSVFVLFRMTGDQAAGDSAAVTADMHDFYFEAAAMIVTLITIGKMLEAMSKGRTTDALKGLMKLAPKTATVLRDGAETEVAVDSVRAGDQFVVRPGENIPVDGVILEGETAVDESALTGESIPVDKGKGDMVSAATVNQGGFIRAEATRVGEDTTLAQIIQMVSDAAATKAPIAKIADKVSGIFVPAVIGIAIVTMIIWLLVGQDPGYALARGIAVLVISCPCALGLATPVAIMVGNGLGAKNGILFKTAESLEETGRTQIVALDKTGTITRGEPQVTDMVPAEGFTETELLSLAAALEGKSEHPLARAVLARAESQGIVPAGVTAFQAVSGHGLQGMQSGRSLTGGNLDFVQRKCPVPQAILGRAEKLAEEGKTCLYFAEDDRFAGMIAVADTIKEDSPEAIRQLRNMGIHVVMLTGDNERTARAIGKQAGVDEVIAGVLPTGKEAVIRRLKKQGKVAMVGDGINDAPALTRADTGVAIGAGTDVAIDAADVVLMNSRLSDVPAALRLSRQTVKNIHENLFWAFFYNAVLIPVAAGAYVHLTGWSMNPMLGAAAMSLSSFCVCMNALRLNLFRLHDASKDKKIKQKKNVNQEVTEMEKTMNIEGMMCGHCEATVKKALEEVQGVESAEVSHEANKAVVTLNEPVSDDVLKQAVEAKDYKVLSIQ
- a CDS encoding aldo/keto reductase — translated: MKKISLGKTGITSDKNGFGALPIQRISFEDAERIILKAIEGGITYFDTARFYTDSEQKLGRALAGRRHEVTIATKTMCRTTEEFWTQLNQSLTDLRTDYIDIYQFHNPDFCPRPGDGTGLYEVMLDAKKQGKILHIGITNHRLPVAEEAIDSGLYETLQFPFSYLAAPQDLALAEKCAQNGMGFIAMKALSGGLINRADVAYAFCDQYDYVLPIWGIQKMSELDEFLECGKNPPAYDEEMRAFVASERAQLSGDFCRGCGYCMPCPAGIKINDCARMSLMIRRAPVEIYMNKEYQAEMQKIKGCLHCDSCRQKCPYGLDTPALLEKNLLDYEEVLAGKAL